Below is a window of Veillonella rodentium DNA.
GCTGATCTAGAGTATCGGAGAGGAAAGTGGAATTCCTAGTGTAGCGGTGAAATGCGTAGATATTAGGAAGAACACCAGTGGCGAAGGCGACTTTCTGGACGAACACTGACGCTGAGGCGCGAAAGCCAGGGGAGCGAACGGGATTAGATACCCCGGTAGTCCTGGCCGTAAACGATGGGTACTAGGTGTAGGAGGTATCGACCCCTTCTGTGCCGGAGTTAACGCAATAAGTACCCCGCCTGGGGAGTACGACCGCAAGGTTGAAACTCAAAGGAATTGACGGGGGCCCGCACAAGCGGTGGAGTATGTGGTTTAATTCGACGCAACGCGAAGAACCTTACCAGGTCTTGACATTGATGGACAGAACCAGAGATGGTTCCTCTTCTTCGGAAGCCAGAAAACAGGTGGTGCACGGTTGTCGTCAGCTCGTGTCGTGAGATGTTGGGTTAAGTCCCGCAACGAGCGCAACCCTTATCTTATGTTGCCAGCACGTAATGGTGGGAACTCATGAGAGACTGCCGCAGACAATGCGGAGGAAGGCGGGGATGACGTCAAATCATCATGCCCCTTATGACCTGGGCTACACACGTACTACAATGGGAGTCAATAGACGGAAGCGAAGCCGCGAGGTGGAGCGAACCCGAGAAACACTCTCTCAGTTCGGATCGTAGGCTGCAACTCGCCTACGTGAAGTCGGAATCGCTAGTAATCGCAGGTCAGCATACTGCGGTGAATACGTTCCCGGGCCTTGTACACACCGCCCGTCACACCACGAAAGTCGGAAGTACCCAAAGCCGGTGGGGTAACCTTCGGGAGCCAGCCGTCTAAGGTAAAGTCGATGATTGGGGTGAAGTCGTAACAAGGTAGCCGTATCGGAAGGTGCGGCTGGATCACCTCCTTTCTAGGGAGACATACACCGGGCCGAGATCCTGGATGTCACTTAGGTCGACACTTTGGATAGTAAGTAGACGTAGCATAAGCGCTAGCTGTACTTACCACTTATCATTGTTCGGTTTTGAGAGATCTGTAAAGACTCTCAGATGGTTTAATACCATTTACAATTTAATAGATTTCGATGGCTATCCGGGCGCATGAGATGAACGACGTCGCCGCGTAATGGTAATTACGCAGGACAAGTGAAGCGAATGCAACGACGATAGACGCGAAATATATGAATTGTTTGTTCTTTGAAAACTGCATAGAAGAATTAATATATATTTGTAAGGTCATCTCTTAGAATTTCTAAGTAGGTTGACCCGAGCACATAGGAAATAATTCTCTGACTTAATTGGTGACGTACATGTAAAATGTACGGCTACAAATGAACGACAATGTATCTAATGCATGTCAATATTATCTCTCATGTATTTAATCATGAGATTTTCGTTAGCATTTGATGCATATCTAGGAGCCTGAGCGAGATGAAGCTGCCGCGTACTGTTGTACGTAAGGCAAAATCGAGCGTGAGGCGACGACGATAGGCGCACATGCTAACGCAAAATAAGTAAAGATAATAAGGGCGTACGGTGGATGCCTTGGCGATATCAGCCGAAGAAGGACGCGGTAAGCTGCGAAAAGCTACGGAGAGGTGCAAGCAACCTTTGACCCGTAGGTATCCGAATGGGGGAACCCGGCAGTGGTTATGCACTGTCACCCATACCTTTGAGTATGAGGAGGGCACCCGGGGAACTGAAACATCTAATTACCCGGAGGAAGAGTAATCAAACGAGATTTTCTCAGTAGCGGCGAGCGAACGGGAAAGAGGCCAAACCGGAGCGGGCAACCGCACCGGGGTTGAGGACAGTCATCAAGTGTAAATGAGGTAGAAGAATCGAGCTGGAACGCTCAGCCGTAGAAGGTGAAAGCCCTGTAATCGAAACCTTGCATGCACGGGACTGTATCCGGAGTACCACGAGACACGTGAAACCTTGTGGGAAGCAGGGGGGACCACCCTCCAAGCCAAAATACTGATATCGACCGATAGCGCATAGTACCGTGAGGGAAAGGTGAAAAGAACCCCTGGCGGGGAGTGAAAGAGAACCTGAAACCGTATGTCTACAAACAGTCGAAGTCTGTATATATATCAGGACGACGGCGTGCCTATTGAAGAATGAACCGACGAGTTACTGTTGCTAGCGAGGTTAAGTGGAAAACATGGAGCCGCAGCGAAAGCGAGTCTGAACAGGGCGTTCAGTTAGTAATAGTAGACCCGAAACCGTAGTGATCTATCCATGGCCAGGTTGAAGCACAGGTAAAATTGTGTGGAGGACCGAACTCGTGAGCGTTGAAAAGCTTTGGGATGAGTTGTGGATAGGGGTGAAATGCCAATCGAACACGGAGATAGCTGGTTCTCCCCGAAATAGCTTTAGGGCTAGCCTCGAGGTAGAGAGTATAGGCGGTAGAGCACTGATCGGGCTAGGGGCCATACCGGTTACCGAACCTAGTCAAACTACGAATGGCTATACTTATACTCGGGAGTCAGACAGTGAATGATAAGGTCCATTGTCAAGAGGGAAACAGCCCAGAACACCGACTAAGGTCCCCAATGTTACACTAAGTGGCGAAGGATGTGGAGTTTCCAAAACAACCAGGATGTTGGCTTAGAAGCAGCCACCATTTAAAGAGTGCGTAATAGCTCACTGGTCGAGAGACTCTGCGCCGAAAATGTCCGGGGCTAAAGTGTAAAACCGAAGTCGTGTCATATGCAGCAATGTATATGGGTAGGGGAGCGTTCTCATCGGATAGAAGCAGTACCGGAAGGAGCTGTGGACCGGTGAGAAGTGAGAATGTCGGTATGAGTAGCGAAAAGAATGGTGAGAATCCATTCCACCGAAAGCCTAAGGGTTCCTGAGCAACGATCGTCGACTCAGGGTAAGTCGGGACCTAAGCCGAGGCGGAAAAGCATAGGCGATGGACAACAGGTTGAGATTCCTGTACCGGTGTGAATTGTTTGATCGATGGAGTGACACAGTAAGGTAGGTCAGCACGCGATTGGAAGAGCGTGTTTAAGCAGGTAGGTTGAGTGATAGGCAAATCCGTCACTCTGAAAGCTGAGATGTGATGACGAGTGACTAGCAATAGTCGCGAAGTGATTGATCCTAGACTGTCGAGAAAAGCTTCTAGGTAGAGACACACTGCCCGTACCAAAACCGACACAGGTAGGCGGGGAGAGAATCCTAAGGTGCGCGGGAAAACCCTCGTTAAGGAACTCGGCAAAATGCCTCCGTAACTTCGGGAAAAGGAGGACTCATGTAGTGTGAAGAGCAGAAGCGCTCGGAGCATGAATGAGTGGCACAAGAGAGGCGCAAGCGACTGTTTACCACAAACACAGGTGCCTGCTAAAGCGAAAGCTGACGTATAGGTGCTGACACCTGCCCGGTGCTGGAAGGTTAAGAGGAGGGGTTAGACTTCGGTCGAAGCTCTGAATTGAAGCCCCAGTAAACGGCGGCCGTAACTATAACGGTCCTAAGGTAGCGAAATTCCTTGTCGGGTAAGTTCCGACCCGCACGAAAGGTGTAACGACTTGCGCACTGTCTCAACGAGGGACCCGGTGAAATTGAAGTACCTGTGAAGATGCAGGTTACCCGCGACTGGACAGAAAGACCCCATGGAGCTTTACTGCAACCTAAGATTGAACTTAGTTAATGAATGTACAGGATAGGTGGGAGACGGAGAATCTAGGGCGCCAGTCTTAGAGGAGTCGCTGTTGGGATACCACCCTTTGATTAATTGATTTCTAACGGGCCGAGTAACGACCGGCCGGACAGTCTTAGGCGGGCAGTTTGACTGGGGCGGTCGCCTCCAAAAGAGTAACGGAGGCGCCCAAAGGTTCCCTCAGAGCGGACGGAAATCGCTCGAAGAGTGTAAAGGCAGAAGGGAGCTTGACTGCGAGACGGACAGGTCGAGCAGGGACGAAAGTCGGGCTTAGTGATCCGGTGGTGCCGAGTGGAAGGGCCATCGCTCAACGGATAAAAGCTACCCTGGGGATAACAGGCTAATCTCTCCCAAGAGTCCATATCGACGGGGAGGTTTGGCACCTCGATGTCGGCTCATCACATCCTGGGGCTGAAGTAGGTCCCAAGGGTTCGGCTGTTCGCCGATTAAAGTGGTACGTGAGCTGGGTTCAGAACGTCGTGAGACAGTTCGGTCCCTATCCATCGCGGGCGTAAGAAACTTGAAGGGGGCTGCTCCTAGTACGAGAGGACCGGAGTGGACGAACCGCTGGTGTACCAATTATCCTGCCAAGGGTACAGTTGGGTAGCTACGTTCGGGACGGATAAACGCTGAAAGCATCTAAGCGTGAAACCAGCCTTGAGATGAGGTTTCTCATAGCGTAAGCTAGTAAGATCCCATGTAGACGACATGGTAGATAGGCCAGGTGTGGAAGAGCCGTGAGGCTTGGAGCTGACTGGTACTAATCGATCGAGGGCTTTACTTAAGCAGCGTAAAACACAATTAAGCAGAAATGTGCAATAAATATATATGACTTCTATGTGGTTTTCAGAGTACAAACTCTGACAGATTCAGTGGCGATAGCTATGAGGATCCACCTGTTCCCATCCCGAACACAGTAGTTAAGCTCATAAACGCCGAAAGTACTTGGCTGGAGACGGCCCGGGAGGATAGGAAGTCGCTGATTGAAGTAAAGGCACACCTGAGGGTGTGTCTTTTTTTTGTGTACATGACTTCCTTCTTCTCAGTGGTCCGATAAGCGGGACACTTGACATATAGAAGAAAATAGATATAATAATATATGAATAATTACTCATATATCGTTGAGTTTACGGGTCATATATGATTATGAGGTGATAGAATGACTCCTATAAGAACAATTGAACAAATTATTAAAGCTCCGGATATTCACTGGGTTGGAACTGGCTTCAGAGTACGCCAGTATTTCCCGAACGGTGATACATCACCTATGCTTGATCGTATGTCACCGTTCCTGCTGTTAGACTATAATGAACCATATTATTTTCAGGGCGGGCCTTTTAAAACCGGTGTAAATCCACATCCTCATAAGGGGTTTGAAACTGTTACATTCTGTTTCTCCGGCTCTATAGCGCACAAAGATACAGCCGGTAATACCGGTATCATTAATTCCGGTGATGTTCAATGGATGACTGCTGCACGTGGTATTCTTCACGAAGAATTTCATGAAACGGAATATGCAAAACGTGGTCGTTTATTCCATGCGTTACAACTTTGGATTAATCTTCCTGAACGATATAAAAATGATAATCCTAGCTATCAATATCTTTCAGCTGATATGATGGGATATTATCAATCTCTTGATGAAACAATCGAAGCTACGGTATATACCGGTACTTTCAGACATATTACAGGACCCGGTAAATCTTATACGCCAATGAATATTTATAAATTAAAATTACGACCTGATTCATCCATTTCTATTTCTGAACAGGCGACTTGGAACACGGGTTTTCTTGTGCTGTCCGGTTCGGGCTCCACTAATGGTGAAAGCTATACTACTGCAGATTTTGTTCTCTTTAATAATGATGGGGACTGCTTTGAAGTGGAAGCCGGTGATGAAGGTCTTGAACTCTTTGTTCTTTCCGGTGAACCAATTAATGAACCCGTCGTAAAACATGGGCCATTTGTGATGACCGACAGCACTGAACTTCTTCTAGCCTTTGGTGAATATAAACAGGGTAAATTCGGTCGGGAAGAAGATCTGATGTAAGGTTTCCCCCATATCTTTCAAAAGAAAGGTGTTACGACGGCTTATTTACCGACTTGTACGCGAGGTGAAACGGAAAGAATCATAGTTTATAAATATAGTCGATTCATGATACTTTTACAGTAACGACGTATGATAAGTATCGGAGTTCATAGAATGCAAATTTGTGTATTAAAATTAAGATAGTTAATCTTATTTATACAGATATTCATCATAGTTTTATACAAATATACATAACAGTTGTATCGGTATTTTATTATACATGCATCGATATATTGTTTTTATCGGTGATTTTTTATTATTGTGATTATTACGGTATGTAAAGAGAGGTTGAGAGTATGAAGAAGTTAACGGCTACGGCTATGTCTGTTGTGATGGCGGCGACGTTTGCGCCCGCAGTTATGCAGACGGCACCTGTTGTTGCGGCGTCCAATGCGGTGCAGACATTGGCGGGCGGCGCTGTTGCTATGGCGTATGTGAGCACAGCACTTAACAGAATGGATAATTCTCCGGAAGGTCAGAAAGAGAGTCTGGCGCGTGCTAAACAGCAAACCGGTTATTTGGAGGATAGTGCGGCACAAGAGCGTGTACAACGCATCATGAAGACTTTGGAGGCGACGCCTAGCGTGAAGCGTTCCTATGTGGTGTATGCGAACCCGAGTGAAGAATTCAACGCCTTTGCTACGATCGGTCGCGTTATGTCCGTCAATAAAGGGGCTCTCGACACACTTGACGACGATCAGCTGGCGTATGTTATGGCCCATGAAATCGCGCACGGCGAGCATAAGGATATCATCAACGGCGTAAAAAAACAGGTCGGTTTATCCACGGCTGTGGGTATTGCGGCCGGCGGTGGTGAAAGTGCGGCTATTTTATCTAATTTAGCGGGCAACTATTTGCAGAATCAGGTCTTTACAATGGGACAGGAAAAGGCGGCCGATGAATTAGGCTTCAAGATTATCAGCGAGTCACCGTATAATGTAGGCGGTTCAGCCGGTGCGATGGCGGTATTGCGCAATAAATACGGCGATCATTACCGTGAAGGGCTTTCACAGGTCATTGCGCCTAATAATCATCCTAAGACGAGCGACCGCGTAAATAATAACATCAGTCGTATGTATACATATTCCGGCAATCATGTAAATGTTTCGAACGGAACTGTTTATGTAAATGGAGATAATATTTATACACCGGCTAACAGCGGCCGTTATTCCGGCGAGGAACGGGCATACTATATGGCGGGGAAATTGGCTCGCCTGTATCATGATAATCAGGTCGGTCAGGGGTCCGCATCGTATAGCGGCGACACCGTTACCGTAGCGGGGCAATCCATCGTGACGACACCGGATTCCGATGTGGCGCTACAGGTGGCGACAAATCTTAATAATGCCTTTGCAAAACCGGCGGGCAAGGCGGTTACCGCCAAGAAACCTGTTAAGGTGAAAGCCGATAAAAAGAATGACGTTAAAAAGGCGGAGGTTAAGCAGAAGGATATAAAACAGAAAAATCTGAAGCAGAAGTCGGTAAAGCAAAAAGATACAACACGTGATGATTCCAGAAGAGGTAGTATAGATCGATAATCTAGATACGGATACACCGATAAATTGAATGCGCATAAAATAGATCGATAATCTAAATATAAATATACTGATGAATTAAATGCGGATAAATTATAAGCCAGATACGATTATATAAATTCATCTGATTTTAGCTAGTAAGCTTGAGTAGTTAGTTGATACAAATCAATTATGAATTAGAATCATTATGCTATAATATTGATTCATGTTTGCTCGTTTTTTATAAATACAGCTGTATTTATCGCTATCAGTACTATATAGAATATGAAAGTCGCAACCTTATTACGTCGACTTTACAGGAGGAATGCCTATTTTAGGGCATTCCTCTTTTTTTGTAAAAGTTAGCCTTTTGTAATTGTGGTTTTTCTGTTTCTATTTTTCCTACAAGAAACAACTGAAATTGATATACGTATAAGGGGTATAGGTTTATTGTACAGGCCTTTATTTTGTGTGATAATAACGGTGATTACAGACTAATCTAGATTTTCCGATGAAGGTTTATATGGATTTTTATATAAGAATTACTTAGATTTTTCTATTAAGAAATATTTAAGCTGTCTTATTACATGTTATTCGGATTTTCCAAATTTGGCTGTCTGCAGTAGATAAGTTCTTGTGGAGTCAGTAATAAAGCATATCTATTGCATGGATATGCTTTTTGTTATATCTAAAATGAACTATCTTACTGGTGTATAAAGTAATCTGATTTGTTAACAGTTTTTTTGATTAATGTGGTTAAATGCATGGAGGCTATTATGGAATATGCAATTCATTTATTTAATGCCGGCGGGGCCGTTATGTATCCTTTGGCTTTGTTTATGGTAGCGGCTTGGACAATTCTGTTTGAGCGCATACGCACCTATAGAAAGATCAACGATGAACTGAAGGCGCTGCATGCTTGCATTGATCAGGCTCAGACGGAAAAGAATTGGGACGTACTACAGCAGGCTATCGATAATGATCGACAGGAGTTATCTGTATTTATGGCACCTATTATTGACTCGGTTTATAATCTTGAAGGTTTGGAGAACCGCTTACAAGATGTGGTGGCTTATATGGATGCTCGTTTAAAACGTGGATTAAACTGGCTTAATATGATGGTTACGATGGCGCCTTTATTGGGGTTGTTAGGTACCGTAGTCGGCATGATTCGTTCCTTTGCGGCTGTGGGCGGTGATATCGGGGCGCCTACGGTCATTACCGGCGGTGTATCGGAGGCGTTGATTGCCACCGCGACGGGCTTATCCGTGGCGATTGTGGCGTTGGCTTTTTACAGTTGGTGTTCCGATAAGGTAAACACGAATATTTCTGTATTGGAACAAAATTTGGGATCTATTTTGGATATCTTTAACAGGAGTCATATGAAATGAAACGCAGTTCGATAGGTATACAAAAAGAACCGTCCATTATGATCATCCCTATGATTGATATTGTTTTTTTCCTCCTCGTGTTCTTCATGATGAGCACTTTGTATATGAATACGGAGGAGCAAATACCGTTGAATTTGCCTAAAGCATCATCATCGACGGCCAAGACGATTGAACCGGTTACCATTTCTCTCACAGCGACGCACAAGATGTATATTAATGAACGGGAAATTGTGCCTGCACAATTGGGGGCGGAAATTCAACAGCTGGTGTCAAAGGAGCCGCAACAGGCATTCGTCGTTCGCGCTTCAGAGGATGTGCCGTATAAAGATGTGATAGGAATCCTGGATAACCTCAAGTTGAGCGGCGCTAAATATGTCAGCGTTGCTACGGAACGGAAGTGATTCTATGCTGAATAAACGCTATAGAATTCCGTTGGCTGCAGCGATTGTGGTAAACCTCCTGTATTGGGGGTGGGTTGGCGATTGGGCACAGCATTTGAAAGATTTCAGCCATACTCATAAGGACCTGGTTGTTGATTTGGACATGAGTCAATATGAGGAGCCGGAAAAGAAGCAGGCTGAAAAGAAGGAAACACCATTGCCGACAGACCATGGCCCGGCCGGCGGCAAATCGGGTGCTGTACTGCCTGATTTATCCGGAAAGCCTGCACCGGGGCCGAAAGATCGTAATCCCTATTTAGGCGGTAACGAACCGGCACCGGTTAATGTAAATGGTAATATCAACGCACCGGTAGGAAACCCGGGGCAACATAATCAGCCCGGACCGGGTATAAGTCGCACTAAGGGGCATGGAGGCTTTGAAGATGAGGGAAAAGGTCCTTCCTATGGTCCTCCGGGACCGGATTCTCAACCGGGTAAAGGTACGTTTAATACGGCTGAATATATGAAACGAGTTAGAGAGAATACGGTTATGCCTGATCAGGCTATTAGAAGGGGTATAACCGGTACTGTAACATTTAAGGTTGTTTTTGATTCCAACGGCAATTTCGATTCTGCAGAGATAATTAATAGTAGTGGATCAAGTCTTTTGGATAAAGCGGGATATGCCTTAGTGTCGAGCCAAGGGGGGATAGAAAATTCAACAGGAGAATCTATCTCTATTGAAGTAGATGTGGTGTATAAGTTCAAATAATGTATTTGGGGATATAAGATTATGTGTATATTAAGGTGTGTATAGGGAGGTATAATCATGTATAATACCCGTAGAAAGGCATTATGTGTAAGTATTTTAGCGGTATTATTAGAGATTCAGGTCGGTGTGGCGGCTGATATTTCGGAGCAGGATGTCAAGGAGGTTCATACGGTAAATGTCACGGCTAACCGTACGGAGCAGCTTGATTTGGATACGCCGGCGGCTACGAGCGTAATCACGCATGAGGATTTGAAGAATAGCGGTGCTAAAAATGCATTTGATGCTGTTACCGATATACCCGGTGTTACGTCGTTTTCCTATGGTGCATCCGGCTTTGAATACGGGGCAATGGATAGTCGTACTAATATCCGCGGTCTTGAAAGAGGTGCTTTAATTCTCGTTAATGGAGTGCCTGTAAATCTTAACGGTAAAGGGGGTCTTAGTTCCATCCCTGTAGCATCTATCGATCATATTGAGGTGGTAAAAGGTGCGGCATCTGTATTATATGGTTCTGAAGCATTGGGCGGTGTTGTGAACGTTATTACGAAATCGCCTGATAAGGAGGGGGGCAGCGTTTCCGTCGGCATCGGTAATATGGGTAGTAAAAGTTATAATGTTTCCTATGGTACACCAAAGTTTTTTGTCGCTGTAGATCGTAATTATTTCGGCCGTCAAGATCCGTCAACACCGGTTCGCTCTGATATAGGACTTCGTAAGAAGGGGTATGAATACTATACGGCTCGTGAAAAGGGGAATACATTAGGCCTATTCTTCAGCGGCAAGTTATCTGATCATTGGACGTTAAATTACAGTCGTTCCGAGTCAAAATCCGCATTTACTCAACTTAGTACGGAGAGCAATACGATAAAGCGTGCAAAGCATTCCACGACATATAAATATAAAGACGATAAGAATATAGCATCATTGATATATAAAAATGGAACCACGACGGGCACAATCTTTTATAATGATCGGGATTTGAGCGGATGGAATCGCGTTCATAGCAGTCATATTTATAAGCCTAGCGACAGCGAATATATTGCTCGTCAATATGGCATTGATATTCAACATGAATGGAACTTTAGAGGCGGTAAGGATTATTTAATCGCCGGTATATTGGGAAAACGGGAGACATATAAGACGGAGTCCGGGCCTGTTTATGCAAATCCTCATCGTAGCAGTTATGCTGTTTATGGCAGTTATTCTTATCAGATAAATCCGAAGTGGACAACTATTTTAGGCCTTCGCTATACGGATATTAAGGATCCTGTAAAAGATCAACATGTACTTACGCCTCAATTCCAGATGCTTCACTCTATCAATAAGGAGTCCTCTCTTTATGTAAATGTGGGGAAAGCATTTACTATGCCTAATTTGGGCGACACTTTTAAACGGGTAAGTAATCAATTTCATTCCGTAAGTGGTCGGAATTTGAAGCCTGAAGAGGGTTGGAATTATGAATTAGGGTATAAACATATTTCCAAGAAAGATAGTTGGAAAATAGCTCTATTCTATATGGACTTTAAAAATTTCTTCGCATGGAAGCCTGATACAGATGGCAGGATGACAATTCGTGTCAATGGAGGACGTTACCGTAATGCAGGTATAGAAGCCGAATATGGGCGATTATTATCCGATCGATTGAAGTTTAATGTTGGTGTATCCTATTCGAATCCGAAACAGATGGAAATCGATCAGTCTTATTGGAAGCAAGCTAATCCGAAATTACAATTTACCGGTGGATTGCATTATACGAGTCCTACGTGGCTTGCAGGCACATCCTTTAATTTTGTGACGAAACGCATGAAAAACCGGGATGGCGGCATCAACCCTAATCTCGTGGCGTGGAATGCGTATGTAGGGTATCAATTTAATGAATCCTCATCGCTACGCATTGATGCGCGAAATATTCTTAACCGTCATAATGTTATTTCCAATGGAGATTGGGAATACTGGGATGAACCTTTCAACTATCAGATTACTTATACTCAAAAATTCTAATGTATCAATATTCTACATTAGAAGGCATATTGATATTGTTTAGATGCATAGTTTTAAGCCGTTCATAGACTTTCATAAGGAGTGACATCATGAAATATAAGAGATGGTATTATATTTTAAGTTTGATATTTCTCCTTTGTTGTTGCCTTACTGGATGCGGTCCGAGCGTAGAACCCGGAAATACCGTATATAATAGAACTGTAAAAAGTGCGGACGGTGCTATGGTGGCTGTACCGGATCATCCAAAACGCATTATAGCCTTGTCTTCAGCATATAATACGATTTTACTTGGCCTCGTAGATACGGATCGTTTTGCCGGTATCAGTTCTTTGTCAACGTATGAACAGTACTCGATGGAGGCGGAAAAGGCGAAACAGGTTAAGACTCGAATGCGCTCCTATTCATTAGAGCGCATCATCGCATTACATCCGGATTTGGTAATTGCCCCTGAATATATAACAAGTGATGTCATTGAAGGCCTACGGCATGTGGGGATCCCTACGGTCGTCGTTAATACAGGAAAAACGGTGGATGAAGTGATTCACAATGTACAGGATATTTCTGAAATCGTTAATGAAGCTGAGATCGGACGGGAACATGTGGATACAATTCATAAGCAAATTGCTGAGCTTGACAGACTGGGAAAGACTATCCCTTTGAATGAACGTCGTCGCGTTTTATTTGTCTCCTCCATGGATGGATATACGGGAACGGGCAGTTTATTTGATGATATGTGCCGCTATATGAGCATTTATAATGCACCGTCTGCGGCTGGATATGCGCCTCATACATCGTTTACGGATGAACGGGTCATAGAGATGAATCCGGACTATATTTTTATTCCTTCTTATAAGGGCATGGATAAAGGCTTGTCAGATAGATTTTTGAATACACCGGCCTTCCAATCGTTGACGGCGATGAAAAATAATCAAGTTCAGTCTTTGCCCGCTTCATATTTATATGCGTCAAATCAACATATCGGGGAAGCGATGC
It encodes the following:
- a CDS encoding pirin family protein yields the protein MTPIRTIEQIIKAPDIHWVGTGFRVRQYFPNGDTSPMLDRMSPFLLLDYNEPYYFQGGPFKTGVNPHPHKGFETVTFCFSGSIAHKDTAGNTGIINSGDVQWMTAARGILHEEFHETEYAKRGRLFHALQLWINLPERYKNDNPSYQYLSADMMGYYQSLDETIEATVYTGTFRHITGPGKSYTPMNIYKLKLRPDSSISISEQATWNTGFLVLSGSGSTNGESYTTADFVLFNNDGDCFEVEAGDEGLELFVLSGEPINEPVVKHGPFVMTDSTELLLAFGEYKQGKFGREEDLM
- a CDS encoding M48 family metallopeptidase, coding for MQTAPVVAASNAVQTLAGGAVAMAYVSTALNRMDNSPEGQKESLARAKQQTGYLEDSAAQERVQRIMKTLEATPSVKRSYVVYANPSEEFNAFATIGRVMSVNKGALDTLDDDQLAYVMAHEIAHGEHKDIINGVKKQVGLSTAVGIAAGGGESAAILSNLAGNYLQNQVFTMGQEKAADELGFKIISESPYNVGGSAGAMAVLRNKYGDHYREGLSQVIAPNNHPKTSDRVNNNISRMYTYSGNHVNVSNGTVYVNGDNIYTPANSGRYSGEERAYYMAGKLARLYHDNQVGQGSASYSGDTVTVAGQSIVTTPDSDVALQVATNLNNAFAKPAGKAVTAKKPVKVKADKKNDVKKAEVKQKDIKQKNLKQKSVKQKDTTRDDSRRGSIDR
- a CDS encoding MotA/TolQ/ExbB proton channel family protein; translated protein: MEYAIHLFNAGGAVMYPLALFMVAAWTILFERIRTYRKINDELKALHACIDQAQTEKNWDVLQQAIDNDRQELSVFMAPIIDSVYNLEGLENRLQDVVAYMDARLKRGLNWLNMMVTMAPLLGLLGTVVGMIRSFAAVGGDIGAPTVITGGVSEALIATATGLSVAIVALAFYSWCSDKVNTNISVLEQNLGSILDIFNRSHMK
- a CDS encoding ExbD/TolR family protein: MKRSSIGIQKEPSIMIIPMIDIVFFLLVFFMMSTLYMNTEEQIPLNLPKASSSTAKTIEPVTISLTATHKMYINEREIVPAQLGAEIQQLVSKEPQQAFVVRASEDVPYKDVIGILDNLKLSGAKYVSVATERK
- a CDS encoding energy transducer TonB, whose translation is MLNKRYRIPLAAAIVVNLLYWGWVGDWAQHLKDFSHTHKDLVVDLDMSQYEEPEKKQAEKKETPLPTDHGPAGGKSGAVLPDLSGKPAPGPKDRNPYLGGNEPAPVNVNGNINAPVGNPGQHNQPGPGISRTKGHGGFEDEGKGPSYGPPGPDSQPGKGTFNTAEYMKRVRENTVMPDQAIRRGITGTVTFKVVFDSNGNFDSAEIINSSGSSLLDKAGYALVSSQGGIENSTGESISIEVDVVYKFK
- a CDS encoding TonB-dependent receptor plug domain-containing protein, with translation MYNTRRKALCVSILAVLLEIQVGVAADISEQDVKEVHTVNVTANRTEQLDLDTPAATSVITHEDLKNSGAKNAFDAVTDIPGVTSFSYGASGFEYGAMDSRTNIRGLERGALILVNGVPVNLNGKGGLSSIPVASIDHIEVVKGAASVLYGSEALGGVVNVITKSPDKEGGSVSVGIGNMGSKSYNVSYGTPKFFVAVDRNYFGRQDPSTPVRSDIGLRKKGYEYYTAREKGNTLGLFFSGKLSDHWTLNYSRSESKSAFTQLSTESNTIKRAKHSTTYKYKDDKNIASLIYKNGTTTGTIFYNDRDLSGWNRVHSSHIYKPSDSEYIARQYGIDIQHEWNFRGGKDYLIAGILGKRETYKTESGPVYANPHRSSYAVYGSYSYQINPKWTTILGLRYTDIKDPVKDQHVLTPQFQMLHSINKESSLYVNVGKAFTMPNLGDTFKRVSNQFHSVSGRNLKPEEGWNYELGYKHISKKDSWKIALFYMDFKNFFAWKPDTDGRMTIRVNGGRYRNAGIEAEYGRLLSDRLKFNVGVSYSNPKQMEIDQSYWKQANPKLQFTGGLHYTSPTWLAGTSFNFVTKRMKNRDGGINPNLVAWNAYVGYQFNESSSLRIDARNILNRHNVISNGDWEYWDEPFNYQITYTQKF
- a CDS encoding ABC transporter substrate-binding protein, which translates into the protein MKYKRWYYILSLIFLLCCCLTGCGPSVEPGNTVYNRTVKSADGAMVAVPDHPKRIIALSSAYNTILLGLVDTDRFAGISSLSTYEQYSMEAEKAKQVKTRMRSYSLERIIALHPDLVIAPEYITSDVIEGLRHVGIPTVVVNTGKTVDEVIHNVQDISEIVNEAEIGREHVDTIHKQIAELDRLGKTIPLNERRRVLFVSSMDGYTGTGSLFDDMCRYMSIYNAPSAAGYAPHTSFTDERVIEMNPDYIFIPSYKGMDKGLSDRFLNTPAFQSLTAMKNNQVQSLPASYLYASNQHIGEAMLSIMYIVYPQLERKSHE